In Cololabis saira isolate AMF1-May2022 chromosome 1, fColSai1.1, whole genome shotgun sequence, the following proteins share a genomic window:
- the sgsh gene encoding N-sulphoglucosamine sulphohydrolase isoform X2, with amino-acid sequence MLLHLMCFFLACCYPAESKRRNVLLIIADDAGFETEVYNNSVVHTPHLHSLAQRSLVFKNAFTSVSSCSPSRSTILTGLPQHQNGMYGLHQGVHHFNSFDGVQSLPLLLSQAGIFTGIIGKKHVGPGSVYPFDFAYTEENNSVLQVGRNITRIKLLVRKFFHTLKEKAFERRQGKGEKGEKEPNSGNVREEEEDPFFLYVAFHDTHRCGHSQPQYGAFCEKFGNGDMGMGRIPDWTPEYYTPEQVKVPPFVPDTPAARADLAAQYTTVSRLDQGIGLVIQELKDAGYDNDTLIIYSSDNGIPFPNGRTNLYHSGTAEPMLVSSPEHRERWGDSSPAYVSLLDITPTILDWFSISYPPHSLPGSPAAPIQLTGRSLLPALVTEPSNWYTVYSSQSLHEDLLNRTRTQQPTHWFKSLDQYYYRERWELYDTRADPLETRNLVSDPSYSAVLQSLRQRLQKWQWETGDPWVCGPDYVLEDKLEPHCRPLYNRL; translated from the exons ATGCTGCTTCACCTCATGTGTTTCTTTTTAGCATGTTGTTACCCCGCAGAATCAAAGAGAAGAAATGTTCTTCTAATAATCG CGGATGACGCAGGCTTTGAAACGGAGGTGTACAACAACTCGGTGGTCCACACCCCCCATCTGCACTCTCTGGCCCAGCGCAGCCTGGTGTTCAAAAACGCCTTCACGTCAGTCAGCAGCTGTTCCCCCAGCCGCTCGACCATCCTCACCGGCCTGCCACAA CATCAAAACGGTATGTATGGGCTTCATCAAGGGGTTCATCACTTCAACTCCTTTGATGGAGTACAAAGTCTGCCGCTGCTCCTCAGTCAGGCCGGCATATTCACAG GTATAATTGGAAAGAAGCACGTTGGCCCTGGATCTGTGTACCCTTTTGATTTTGCCTACACAGAAGAAAATAACTCTGTTCTCCAAGTCGGGAGAAACATCACCCGAATCAAACTCCTGGTTCGAAAGTTTTTCCACACTCTGAAAGAGAAAGCTTTCGAGCGAAGACAAGGGAaaggagagaaaggagagaaagaGCCCAACAGTGGGAAtgtgagagaggaggaggaggatccaTTTTTCCTTTATGTTGCCTTCCACGACACACATCGATGTGGTCATTCACAGCCGCAGTATGGAGCTTTCTGCGAGAAATTTGGGAATGGAGACATGGGAATGGGAAGAATCCCCGACTGGACGCCAGAATATTACACCCCAGAACAAGTAAAG GTTCCTCCCTTTGTCCCGGACACACCTGCAGCACGAGCCGACTTGGCTGCGCAGTACACCACAGTTAGCCGACTGGATCAGG GTATTGGGTTGGTTATCCaggagctcaaagacgccggtTATGACAATGACACTCTGATCATCTACAGCTCTGATAACGGCATCCCCTTCCCAAATGGAAGAACAAACTTGTATCACTCAGGGACGGCAGAGCCCATGCTGGTGTCGTCTCCGGAGCACAGGGAGCGCTGGGGAGACTCCAGCCCGGCCTACGTCAGCCTGCTGG ATATCACCCCCACCATTCTGGACTGGTTCTCCATTTCCTACCCACCCCACAGCCTTCCTGGCAGCCCTGCCGCGCCGATCCAGCTCACTGGTCGCTCCTTGCTGCCCGCTTTAGTTACTGAACCCAGCAACTGGTACACAGTCTACTCCAGCCAGTCCCTTCATGAG GACCTGCTGAACCGCACAAGAACGCAGCAGCCAACACACTGGTTCAAAAGCCTTGATCAGTATTACTACAGAGAGCGCTGGGAGCTGTACGACACCAG GGCAGACCCACTGGAAACAAGGAACCTGGTGTCGGACCCGTCCTACAGCGCCGTGCTGCAGAGCCTGAGGCAGCGTCTGCAGAAGTGGCAGTGGGAGACAGGAGACCCCTGGGTCTGTGGACCGGACTACGTCCTGGAGGACAAACTGGAGCCACACTGCAGACCGCTCTACAATCGTCTCTGA
- the slc26a11 gene encoding sodium-independent sulfate anion transporter, producing the protein MDQPLVGSESARACCSYSTLKAWLPILSWLPKYKLRYLQMDLLAGLTVGLTAVPQALAYAEVAGLPVQYGLYSAFMGGFIYTFLGTSKDVTLGPTAIMSLLCFSVVGWQPERAVLLSLLCGVIQAAMALFRLGFLLDFISYPVIKGFTCAAAVTIGFGQVKNILGIQGVPHQFFLEVYYTFYKIPEARVGDVVLGLLSLSLLVMLTLMKSSLGPDDSSSSSTSSTIARKLVWAVATMRNALVVVAASVVAYSWEASGHHVFTITGHTSQGLPPFRPPPTSDTSANGTIISFGEIVEDFGGGLAVIPLMGLLESIAIAKAFASQNDYRIDANQELLAIGVTNIMGSFVSAYPVTGSFGRTAVNSQTGVCTPAGGVITSLIVLLSLQFLMAAFYYIPKASLAAVIICAVAPMVDYRVVAKMWKIHKLDLLPFVVTFLMSFWQVQYGIAAGVAASGFLLLYRIARPQIKVSDHGTLVMELCSGLSFPAAEYLSNFIHTQALQVTPPRSVVLHCHHVSIIDYTVVSELGDLLKQFQLRKVQLVFSGVKPSVLKVLLAADLQGLKYTDSVEEALQLLSVNLLNL; encoded by the exons ATGGATCAGCCTCTGGTGGGAAGTGAGTCGGCCCGGGCTTGCTGTTCCTACAGCACCCTGAAAGCCTGGCTGCCCATCCTTTCCTGGTTGCCCAAGTATAAACTGAGGTACCTGCAGATGGACCTGCTTGCAGGCCTCACTGTGGGGCTGACAGCTGTACCGCAGGCACTGGCTTATGCTGAAGTAGCAGGCCTTCCTGTGCAG TACGGCCTCTATTCTGCCTTCATGGGGGGATTCATCTACACGTTCCTTGGGACGTCCAAGGATGTGACTCTGGGTCCCACAGCCATCATGTCTCTCCTGTGTTTCTCTGTGGTGGGTTGGCAGCCTGAGCGGGCCGTGCTGCTCAGCCTGCTCTGCGGTGTCATCCAGGCTGCCATGGCATTATTCAGATTAG GCTTTCTGTTGGACTTCATCTCCTACCCAGTGATAAAAGGCTTCACTTGTGCTGCTGCTGTAACTATCGGCTTTGGCCAGGTCAAA AACATTTTGGGAATTCAGGGCGTTCCCCACCAGTTTTTCCTGGAGGTGTACTACACCTTCTACAAGATCCCAGAAGCCAGGGTCGGGGACGTGGTCCTGGGActgctgtctctctctctgctggTCATGTTGACGCTTATGAAGTCGAGTCTGGGCCCTGACgattcctcctcctcgtctACCTCCTCCACAATCGCCAGGAAACTGGTCTGGGCGGTTGCAACCA TGCGTAATGCCCTGGTGGTCGTGGCTGCCTCCGTTGTGGCCTACTCATGGGAGGCCTCTGGCCATCACGTGTTCACCATCACTGGGCACACTTCTCAGGGACTTCCACCTTTCAGGCCCCCTCCCACCTCAGACACCTCCGCCAACGGGACCATTATCTCCTTTGGGGAGATTGTAGAG GACTTTGGAGGAGGACTTGCAGTCATTCCCCTCATGGGTCTGTTGGAGAGCATCGCAATTGCAAAAGCCTTTG CCAGTCAGAACGACTACAGGATCGATGCCAACCAGGAACTGCTGGCTATTGGTGTAACTAACATTATGGGCTCGTTCGTGTCAGCCTACCCTGTAACTGGCAGCTTTGGCAG GACAGCAGTGAACTCCCAGACCGGGGTTTGCACCCCAGCTGGAGGCGTCATCACCA GTCTGATTGTGTTGCTGTCCTTGCAGTTCCTCATGGCAGCTTTTTACTACATCCCTAAAGCTTCTCTGGCTGCTGTTATCATCTGTGCAGTAGCTCCCATGGTGGATTACCGTGTTGTAGCAAAGATGTGGAAGATACATA AGCTGGACCTGCTGCCCTTTGTTGTAACCTTCCTGATGAGCTTCTGGCAGGTCCAGTACGGCATCGCAGCAGGTGTAGCTGCATCTGGATTCCTGCTGCTGTACAGAATCGCCAGGCCTCAAATAAAG GTCTCTGATCACGGCACGTTAGTGATGGAATTATGCAGTGGTCTTAGTTTTCCTGCCGCAGAATACCTCAGTAACTTCATACACACTCAGGCCCTCCAGG TGACTCCTCCGAGGTCAGTGGTGCTGCACTGCCATCACGTCAGCATCATAGATTACACAGTGGTCAGTGAACTGGGAGACCTGCTGAAGCAGTTCCAACTACGAAAAGTCCAGCTGGTGTTTTCTGGAGTGAAG CCCTCTGTTCTGAAGGTTCTCCTGGCAGCGGATCTGCAGGGCCTCAAGTATACTGACAGTGTCGAGGAAGCATTGCAGTTGCTGTCAGTAAACCTGCTCAACCTCTAG
- the sgsh gene encoding N-sulphoglucosamine sulphohydrolase isoform X1, giving the protein MLLHLMCFFLACCYPAESKRRNVLLIIADDAGFETEVYNNSVVHTPHLHSLAQRSLVFKNAFTSVSSCSPSRSTILTGLPQHQNGMYGLHQGVHHFNSFDGVQSLPLLLSQAGIFTGIIGKKHVGPGSVYPFDFAYTEENNSVLQVGRNITRIKLLVRKFFHTLKEKAFERRQGKGEKGEKEPNSGNVREEEEDPFFLYVAFHDTHRCGHSQPQYGAFCEKFGNGDMGMGRIPDWTPEYYTPEQVKVPPFVPDTPAARADLAAQYTTVSRLDQGIGLVIQELKDAGYDNDTLIIYSSDNGIPFPNGRTNLYHSGTAEPMLVSSPEHRERWGDSSPAYVSLLDITPTILDWFSISYPPHSLPGSPAAPIQLTGRSLLPALVTEPSNWYTVYSSQSLHEVTMYYPIRSVLQGAFHLLHNLHYRMPFPIDQDLYVSPTFQDLLNRTRTQQPTHWFKSLDQYYYRERWELYDTRADPLETRNLVSDPSYSAVLQSLRQRLQKWQWETGDPWVCGPDYVLEDKLEPHCRPLYNRL; this is encoded by the exons ATGCTGCTTCACCTCATGTGTTTCTTTTTAGCATGTTGTTACCCCGCAGAATCAAAGAGAAGAAATGTTCTTCTAATAATCG CGGATGACGCAGGCTTTGAAACGGAGGTGTACAACAACTCGGTGGTCCACACCCCCCATCTGCACTCTCTGGCCCAGCGCAGCCTGGTGTTCAAAAACGCCTTCACGTCAGTCAGCAGCTGTTCCCCCAGCCGCTCGACCATCCTCACCGGCCTGCCACAA CATCAAAACGGTATGTATGGGCTTCATCAAGGGGTTCATCACTTCAACTCCTTTGATGGAGTACAAAGTCTGCCGCTGCTCCTCAGTCAGGCCGGCATATTCACAG GTATAATTGGAAAGAAGCACGTTGGCCCTGGATCTGTGTACCCTTTTGATTTTGCCTACACAGAAGAAAATAACTCTGTTCTCCAAGTCGGGAGAAACATCACCCGAATCAAACTCCTGGTTCGAAAGTTTTTCCACACTCTGAAAGAGAAAGCTTTCGAGCGAAGACAAGGGAaaggagagaaaggagagaaagaGCCCAACAGTGGGAAtgtgagagaggaggaggaggatccaTTTTTCCTTTATGTTGCCTTCCACGACACACATCGATGTGGTCATTCACAGCCGCAGTATGGAGCTTTCTGCGAGAAATTTGGGAATGGAGACATGGGAATGGGAAGAATCCCCGACTGGACGCCAGAATATTACACCCCAGAACAAGTAAAG GTTCCTCCCTTTGTCCCGGACACACCTGCAGCACGAGCCGACTTGGCTGCGCAGTACACCACAGTTAGCCGACTGGATCAGG GTATTGGGTTGGTTATCCaggagctcaaagacgccggtTATGACAATGACACTCTGATCATCTACAGCTCTGATAACGGCATCCCCTTCCCAAATGGAAGAACAAACTTGTATCACTCAGGGACGGCAGAGCCCATGCTGGTGTCGTCTCCGGAGCACAGGGAGCGCTGGGGAGACTCCAGCCCGGCCTACGTCAGCCTGCTGG ATATCACCCCCACCATTCTGGACTGGTTCTCCATTTCCTACCCACCCCACAGCCTTCCTGGCAGCCCTGCCGCGCCGATCCAGCTCACTGGTCGCTCCTTGCTGCCCGCTTTAGTTACTGAACCCAGCAACTGGTACACAGTCTACTCCAGCCAGTCCCTTCATGAG GTAACCATGTACTACCCGATTCGATCTGTCCTCCAGGGGGCGTTTCACCTTCTTCACAACCTCCACTACCGCATGCCCTTCCCCATCGATCAAGATCTGTACGTGTCCCCCACCTTTCAGGACCTGCTGAACCGCACAAGAACGCAGCAGCCAACACACTGGTTCAAAAGCCTTGATCAGTATTACTACAGAGAGCGCTGGGAGCTGTACGACACCAG GGCAGACCCACTGGAAACAAGGAACCTGGTGTCGGACCCGTCCTACAGCGCCGTGCTGCAGAGCCTGAGGCAGCGTCTGCAGAAGTGGCAGTGGGAGACAGGAGACCCCTGGGTCTGTGGACCGGACTACGTCCTGGAGGACAAACTGGAGCCACACTGCAGACCGCTCTACAATCGTCTCTGA